The proteins below are encoded in one region of Akkermansiaceae bacterium:
- the prfA gene encoding peptide chain release factor 1 yields the protein MDYSSLIEQRRERFAEVEKLITDPDLFSDQKKATETMREHRRLKELLEMWETLETARTNLEENRELAKEDDEEIAEMANMEIPELEATIEKLSQDVQYALLPRDEAEDRDALLEIRSGAGGDEAAIFAGEVMRMYQRYAEQRGWKHEHLDSTPSEAGGFSKVVLKITGEEVFRFLKYESGVHRVQRVPATETQGRIHTSTVTVAVMPEAEEVDIQLKPEDLHIQATRSGGPGGQHVNTTDSAVQITHLPSGIQVKSQDGRSQTQNKEKAFEILRAKLFEVKQREQAEQYSAQRRSLIGSGDRSEKIRTYNFPQSRITDHRIGFTTHNMDGVFDGDLFDLTAALQTAEMAQRLEDAGME from the coding sequence ATGGACTACTCCTCCCTCATCGAACAACGCCGTGAACGCTTTGCCGAAGTCGAAAAGCTCATCACCGACCCCGACCTATTCTCCGATCAGAAAAAGGCCACCGAGACCATGCGCGAGCACCGTCGGCTCAAAGAGCTGCTGGAAATGTGGGAAACCCTCGAAACCGCCAGGACCAATCTCGAGGAAAACCGTGAACTCGCCAAGGAGGACGATGAAGAAATCGCGGAAATGGCGAATATGGAGATCCCCGAGCTTGAGGCCACCATCGAAAAACTTTCCCAGGACGTGCAATACGCCCTGCTGCCACGCGACGAAGCCGAAGACCGCGATGCCTTGTTGGAAATCAGGTCCGGTGCCGGCGGTGACGAAGCCGCTATCTTTGCAGGCGAGGTGATGCGTATGTACCAACGTTACGCCGAGCAACGCGGTTGGAAACACGAACACCTTGATTCCACGCCATCCGAAGCCGGCGGATTTTCCAAAGTGGTCCTCAAGATCACCGGTGAGGAGGTGTTCCGTTTCCTGAAATACGAGTCCGGCGTGCACCGGGTCCAGCGGGTCCCAGCCACGGAGACCCAGGGCCGTATTCACACCTCGACGGTCACTGTGGCGGTGATGCCCGAAGCCGAGGAGGTGGATATCCAGCTCAAGCCGGAAGACCTGCACATCCAGGCGACCCGCTCAGGAGGCCCCGGCGGTCAGCACGTCAACACCACCGACTCCGCCGTCCAGATCACCCACCTTCCTTCCGGCATCCAGGTGAAGTCACAGGACGGCCGGTCCCAGACCCAGAACAAGGAAAAAGCCTTTGAAATCCTTCGCGCCAAGCTGTTTGAAGTCAAACAACGCGAGCAAGCCGAGCAATACTCCGCGCAGCGCCGGTCCCTGATCGGCTCAGGCGATCGGTCAGAAAAAATCCGCACCTACAACTTTCCACAGTCGCGGATCACCGACCACCGGATCGGCTTCACCACCCACAACATGGATGGTGTTTTCGACGGCGACCTCTTCGACCTGACCGCCGCCCTGCAAACCGCGGAAATGGCCCAACGCCTCGAAGATGCGGGCATGGAATAA
- the truB gene encoding tRNA pseudouridine(55) synthase TruB, with amino-acid sequence MTQNPLQTDAPCGVLLIDKEPGMTSHDAVAICRRQLKFKKIGHCGTLDPMATGLLMLVIGKATKIQDLLMSEDKEYKGTLTLGATTSSQDKESDILEEKEVPPFTGPQIDAAFNKYVGSFEQIPPMVSAIKKDGVPLYKLARKGIEVERKPRAVYVTDYSLDRIVLPEVDFTVNCSKGFYVRTYAHDIGQDLGCGAHLSALRRTRSGKFTVEGAMTATELKSASAEDIQKSLISLAQISLMRGA; translated from the coding sequence ATGACACAAAATCCACTCCAGACTGACGCACCCTGCGGTGTTCTTCTCATCGATAAAGAACCCGGCATGACATCCCACGATGCCGTCGCCATCTGCCGCCGACAACTCAAGTTCAAGAAAATAGGCCACTGCGGCACGCTCGACCCGATGGCCACCGGGCTGCTGATGCTGGTCATTGGCAAGGCCACCAAGATCCAGGATCTGCTTATGTCCGAGGACAAGGAATACAAGGGCACTCTAACACTTGGAGCCACCACCTCTTCACAAGACAAGGAAAGCGACATTCTCGAAGAAAAGGAAGTCCCGCCATTCACCGGGCCACAAATTGATGCCGCTTTCAACAAATACGTCGGCAGCTTCGAGCAAATCCCGCCAATGGTATCCGCTATTAAAAAGGATGGTGTGCCACTCTATAAACTCGCCCGCAAAGGCATCGAGGTTGAACGCAAACCACGCGCCGTCTATGTCACCGATTACTCGCTCGACCGTATCGTCCTGCCCGAGGTTGACTTCACTGTCAATTGCTCCAAGGGTTTCTACGTCCGCACCTACGCTCACGACATCGGCCAGGATCTCGGCTGCGGTGCCCACCTCTCCGCCCTGCGACGCACCAGGTCGGGGAAGTTCACCGTCGAGGGTGCCATGACCGCCACCGAGCTTAAATCCGCCAGCGCCGAAGACATCCAGAAATCCCTCATCTCTCTCGCACAAATCTCCCTGATGCGCGGCGCTTGA
- a CDS encoding bifunctional oligoribonuclease/PAP phosphatase NrnA: protein MSENNSFQEIADAIRAHDSFIVLSHLRPDGDAIGSQIALGHALEEMGKTVHYINEDGLPDNLAFLPGSDKIQTPPAGPLDVQVAIALDCATKPRLGDKALNAASKASLWINIDHHVSNPKYGDLNHIDASSPATGQILYHLITEQDFPFSELTRDSIYVAVSTDTGSFQYSNTTADTYEMAADLVRRGIDVGTINALTYDNKPYRRIELLRSLLNTLELENEGKVAHWELLNAVKVEHQLKPEDSEDLIDLIRGIEGVIVAVFFEELPEGKIRVSLRAKDDTVNCSELARKFGGGGHTRAAGIRMPGPIADARSKVLAAISQAVA, encoded by the coding sequence ATGAGTGAAAATAACAGCTTCCAGGAGATCGCCGATGCTATCCGCGCCCACGACTCCTTTATCGTCCTCAGCCACCTTCGCCCCGACGGCGATGCCATCGGCTCCCAGATCGCCCTCGGCCACGCTCTCGAAGAGATGGGAAAAACCGTCCATTACATCAATGAAGACGGCCTGCCCGACAACCTCGCCTTCCTTCCTGGCAGCGATAAAATACAAACGCCGCCAGCCGGGCCACTCGATGTGCAAGTCGCTATCGCCCTCGACTGCGCCACCAAGCCACGACTCGGTGACAAGGCTCTGAACGCAGCCTCCAAGGCCAGCCTCTGGATTAACATTGACCATCACGTTTCCAATCCGAAGTACGGCGATCTCAACCACATCGATGCCTCTTCACCCGCCACCGGACAGATTCTCTACCATCTGATCACCGAGCAGGACTTCCCCTTTTCCGAGCTGACCCGTGACTCGATTTACGTCGCCGTCTCCACCGACACCGGCTCATTCCAATACTCCAACACCACTGCCGACACCTATGAAATGGCCGCCGACCTCGTTCGCCGCGGTATCGATGTCGGCACCATCAATGCCCTGACCTACGATAACAAACCCTACCGACGGATCGAGTTGCTGCGCTCCCTACTCAATACTCTTGAGCTTGAAAACGAGGGCAAGGTCGCCCACTGGGAACTACTCAATGCGGTCAAAGTCGAACACCAACTCAAACCCGAGGACAGCGAGGATCTCATCGACCTCATCCGGGGAATCGAAGGGGTTATCGTCGCCGTTTTCTTTGAAGAGCTTCCCGAAGGAAAAATCCGCGTCTCACTCCGCGCCAAGGACGACACCGTCAACTGTAGCGAGCTCGCGCGGAAATTCGGCGGCGGCGGCCACACCCGTGCCGCCGGCATCCGGATGCCGGGCCCCATCGCAGACGCCCGGTCCAAGGTTCTCGCCGCCATCAGCCAAGCCGTGGCATAA
- a CDS encoding TIGR00159 family protein — protein MEFLYEHWTDGIEILILWIGLYQIYRAFRKTRGARILVGLVLLLMVLSLLSQVLGLDVIWWLLSKVLALMAFGLIIIFQPELRNALARLGSSKLFMFSQTKKHEFLDTFAEAVGQLSKKRIGALFAFERSISLKEHLETGVELDAVLSPEFALTVFYPKTALHDGGMIIAQNRVAGAGCVFPVSSRELADRSTGLRHRAAIGVTEETDCVAVVVSEETGQISICVDGKLERNLSEREFRERMESIFLPKEETHEERTEEELASETSDLDGSGSDLVSD, from the coding sequence ATGGAATTTCTGTATGAACATTGGACCGACGGTATTGAGATTCTGATCTTGTGGATTGGGCTCTACCAGATTTACCGGGCGTTTAGAAAAACCCGCGGTGCCCGTATTCTGGTGGGATTGGTATTGCTGCTGATGGTGCTGTCGCTGCTGTCCCAGGTGCTGGGGCTGGATGTGATCTGGTGGTTGCTATCCAAAGTGCTCGCGCTGATGGCCTTTGGTTTGATCATCATTTTCCAACCGGAGTTACGCAATGCGCTGGCGAGGCTGGGGAGTAGCAAGTTGTTTATGTTTTCCCAGACGAAGAAACACGAGTTTCTGGATACCTTTGCGGAAGCTGTCGGACAATTATCCAAAAAGCGCATCGGCGCCTTGTTCGCCTTTGAGCGGTCCATTTCACTCAAGGAGCATTTGGAAACAGGGGTGGAGCTGGATGCTGTTTTGTCGCCCGAGTTTGCGCTAACGGTGTTTTATCCCAAAACGGCCTTACATGACGGCGGTATGATTATCGCCCAGAACCGGGTGGCCGGTGCTGGCTGCGTATTCCCGGTGAGCTCCCGCGAACTGGCGGACCGGAGCACGGGATTGCGACACCGCGCTGCGATCGGTGTGACCGAGGAAACGGACTGCGTGGCTGTGGTGGTCAGCGAGGAAACCGGGCAGATATCGATTTGTGTGGATGGCAAGCTTGAAAGGAATTTAAGCGAGCGGGAATTCCGTGAGAGAATGGAATCCATCTTTTTACCCAAGGAAGAGACTCATGAAGAACGTACTGAAGAAGAACTGGCCAGCGAAACTAGCGACCTTGATGGTAGCGGTAGCGATCTGGTTTCTGATTGA
- the bioD gene encoding dethiobiotin synthase, with amino-acid sequence MKGIFVTGTDTGAGKTYVSSLIIKALRAEGVDAVGYKPICCGGREDAYALQNASGGAVDLDRVNPCYLRTPAAPYVAGMFENKELTIEPLVQGYKDLGAEYEVVVVEGVGGWQVPILKDYMVADFSRDLGLPTVLVVGNRLGALNMTLLTVQSMRASGIEPAGLVFNHLDDELDTAAITNKGIAEDLTGVPVLMDVIRDQEELEAWPFLELIGR; translated from the coding sequence ATGAAAGGGATATTTGTCACAGGAACCGATACCGGAGCTGGGAAAACGTATGTAAGCTCGTTGATTATCAAAGCGCTCCGGGCTGAGGGGGTGGATGCCGTGGGGTATAAACCGATTTGCTGTGGCGGTCGGGAGGATGCCTACGCATTGCAGAATGCATCGGGTGGTGCGGTGGATCTGGATCGCGTCAATCCATGTTATCTCCGCACTCCGGCGGCACCGTATGTGGCGGGAATGTTTGAAAACAAGGAGCTGACCATCGAGCCGTTGGTGCAAGGATACAAAGACCTTGGTGCAGAGTATGAGGTGGTGGTGGTCGAGGGGGTCGGTGGCTGGCAGGTGCCGATTTTAAAAGACTACATGGTGGCGGATTTTTCCAGGGATCTGGGGCTGCCCACGGTGCTCGTAGTGGGAAATCGCCTCGGCGCGCTGAATATGACCTTGCTGACAGTACAGTCGATGCGCGCCAGCGGTATCGAGCCCGCCGGGTTGGTTTTCAATCACCTCGATGATGAGTTGGATACCGCGGCGATAACCAACAAGGGGATCGCCGAAGATCTGACTGGAGTGCCGGTGCTCATGGATGTCATCCGTGATCAGGAAGAGCTTGAGGCGTGGCCGTTTTTGGAGTTGATTGGCCGATGA
- a CDS encoding GNAT family N-acetyltransferase: MIDMLVRLYELPETGGIYSRVEKQGIVLRRARAYERHIVAAWAGAHFSPKWASEVKVAFSRQPVSCYIATKDKEILGFACYETTAKGFYGPTGVSEAARGTGIGKALLFKSMQGLKDLGYVYGVIGGVGPRGFYEKACGAVEIPGSDPGIYRDILPD; encoded by the coding sequence ATGATTGACATGTTGGTGAGGCTGTATGAGCTACCTGAAACCGGTGGGATTTACTCTCGGGTTGAGAAACAGGGGATTGTTTTGCGTCGCGCGCGCGCCTATGAGCGACACATCGTGGCTGCGTGGGCGGGAGCCCATTTTTCTCCGAAGTGGGCAAGTGAAGTGAAGGTCGCGTTTTCGCGGCAGCCGGTCAGCTGCTACATCGCCACCAAGGATAAAGAGATCCTGGGATTCGCCTGTTATGAAACGACAGCCAAAGGATTCTACGGCCCCACGGGTGTTAGTGAGGCCGCCCGTGGCACGGGGATAGGCAAGGCACTGCTGTTCAAAAGCATGCAGGGACTCAAAGACCTCGGTTATGTCTACGGCGTGATTGGCGGTGTCGGACCACGTGGCTTTTATGAAAAAGCCTGTGGTGCCGTGGAGATCCCGGGCAGTGATCCGGGTATCTATCGTGACATTTTACCCGATTAA
- a CDS encoding ubiquinone/menaquinone biosynthesis methyltransferase encodes MQDPKYVKEAFSRIADRYVVTNHVLSLGTDILWRKKVGRIVADWEPGTILDVATGTGDLALEIQSKCPGAEVTGSDFCEEMLAYAADSGVRKTVVADAMNLPFEDDCYDVLTVAFGLRNMASWPDALKEMRRVLKPGGHLLVLDFSLPTGMLRGPYRFYLNKILPRIAGLITGEGDAYEYLAGTIEEFPSGEKMTVLIESCGFTDAVADPLTFGVASIYTATA; translated from the coding sequence GTGCAGGATCCTAAGTATGTAAAAGAGGCTTTCAGCCGAATCGCAGACCGTTATGTGGTCACCAACCATGTTCTCAGCCTGGGGACCGATATTCTGTGGCGGAAAAAAGTGGGTCGGATCGTCGCCGACTGGGAGCCCGGGACCATTCTCGATGTCGCCACCGGCACAGGTGACCTTGCGTTGGAAATCCAGTCGAAATGTCCCGGTGCCGAAGTGACGGGATCGGATTTCTGCGAGGAAATGTTGGCCTATGCAGCGGATAGCGGCGTGCGGAAGACTGTCGTGGCGGATGCGATGAATTTGCCGTTCGAGGACGATTGTTATGACGTGCTCACCGTGGCATTTGGTCTGCGTAACATGGCGAGCTGGCCGGATGCGCTGAAGGAAATGCGTCGTGTGCTCAAGCCGGGCGGCCATTTGCTGGTGCTCGATTTCTCATTGCCCACGGGGATGTTGCGTGGCCCGTATCGCTTTTACCTGAATAAAATCCTCCCCAGGATCGCAGGCCTGATCACGGGTGAGGGCGATGCCTACGAGTATCTGGCTGGAACGATCGAAGAGTTTCCAAGCGGTGAAAAAATGACCGTTCTGATCGAGTCCTGTGGATTTACCGATGCGGTGGCCGATCCGCTGACCTTTGGCGTCGCGTCCATCTATACTGCCACGGCGTGA
- a CDS encoding histidinol-phosphate transaminase, producing MSIQPFSNQFVCDLVAYEPGKPIEETARELGLDPSTIVKLASNENPLGPAPAAKEAMRNAIDSVHIYPDGGGFQLRSALAEKHGLGLEHVVLGNGSNEIIELLCHCFLNPKAELIAAEHAFVVYKLMATLFGAKYVEVADPGFVHDLEGMADAITDDTRLVFIANPNNPTGTLVGQAALDRFMDRLPGHVVAVFDEAYYEFLNDAPDTLKYIKEGRNVCILRTFSKAYGLAGLRIGYGLASPEVAAILQKARQPFNANAMAQAAALAAMDDADHVANTLETNNQGLKFYEKAFTERGLEYVPSVANFILVKVGDGDALFKNMLKKGVIVRAMSGYKLPDWVRISIGTQPENERCIEVLDEALGL from the coding sequence ATGTCGATCCAACCATTTTCCAACCAGTTTGTCTGTGATCTCGTGGCTTATGAGCCGGGGAAACCCATCGAGGAAACCGCCCGCGAGCTGGGCCTCGATCCATCGACCATCGTCAAACTCGCCTCCAACGAAAACCCGCTCGGTCCGGCACCTGCGGCCAAGGAGGCAATGCGTAATGCAATCGATAGTGTGCACATCTACCCCGACGGCGGTGGATTTCAATTAAGGTCCGCCTTGGCTGAAAAACACGGCCTTGGCTTGGAACATGTCGTCCTCGGTAATGGCTCTAACGAAATCATCGAGTTGCTGTGCCACTGTTTCCTCAATCCCAAAGCCGAGCTGATTGCTGCGGAGCACGCCTTTGTGGTTTATAAACTGATGGCCACCCTGTTTGGTGCCAAGTACGTGGAAGTGGCGGATCCCGGTTTTGTCCATGACCTTGAGGGGATGGCGGATGCGATTACCGATGATACCCGGCTCGTGTTTATCGCCAATCCTAACAATCCAACCGGCACATTGGTCGGGCAGGCGGCACTGGACCGGTTTATGGACAGGCTACCCGGGCACGTGGTCGCTGTTTTTGATGAAGCCTACTACGAATTTCTCAATGATGCACCGGATACGCTGAAGTACATCAAAGAGGGGCGCAACGTCTGTATCCTGCGCACCTTTTCCAAGGCCTACGGCCTGGCGGGCCTCAGGATAGGTTACGGACTTGCATCCCCGGAGGTTGCCGCCATATTGCAAAAAGCGCGCCAGCCGTTTAATGCCAATGCCATGGCCCAGGCAGCTGCCTTGGCGGCGATGGATGATGCGGACCATGTGGCCAATACCCTGGAGACTAACAATCAAGGCCTCAAATTCTACGAAAAAGCATTCACTGAGCGGGGTTTGGAGTATGTGCCCAGCGTGGCCAATTTCATCCTCGTCAAAGTCGGTGATGGCGATGCCCTGTTTAAGAATATGCTGAAAAAAGGGGTTATTGTCCGCGCCATGAGCGGCTACAAGCTGCCGGATTGGGTGCGCATTTCCATCGGCACCCAGCCTGAGAACGAACGTTGTATCGAAGTGCTCGATGAGGCCCTGGGCCTGTGA
- the mnmE gene encoding tRNA uridine-5-carboxymethylaminomethyl(34) synthesis GTPase MnmE: METTIAAIATPPGMGAVGMIRVSGPDTFTFLNGCLPRGQKTAGFPERYAKLTNIVDADGEPIDEVLVTCFHGPRSYTGEDTAEIACHGGVLVMRRVLQRLLDVGVQPASAGEFSQRAFMNGKMDLTQAEAVMDLISAQTELAMRAAHEQLQGTLGDSSEAIREEILGISAHVEAYIDFPEEDIDTDTGAALLKRLQDVRRQIAKLLQTAEQGRILREGVRTVIFGSPNAGKSSLLNRLLGYERAIVSDIEGTTRDTVEEVLNLKGIPVRLIDTAGLRDSEDKIEQQGVKRTRDQLETADLILEVVDGTQPHISHLTREEIGGRHHILIINKADQPLHADWTGTPDPRISCVTGEGIEELIGTIAHELSMGAGEWGGHAVAINARHQACLKRAQTALLAAENTLENGEGPEFISVELRDAMDAIGEIAGRIDTEELLGEIFSSFCIGK; encoded by the coding sequence ATGGAAACGACCATCGCAGCCATCGCGACTCCTCCCGGAATGGGGGCGGTAGGGATGATCCGTGTCAGCGGGCCGGATACCTTCACCTTCTTGAATGGCTGTTTGCCCCGTGGTCAGAAAACTGCTGGGTTTCCCGAGCGTTATGCCAAGCTAACAAACATTGTCGATGCCGACGGCGAACCGATCGACGAGGTGTTGGTTACCTGTTTTCATGGCCCGAGAAGCTACACAGGTGAGGACACTGCCGAGATCGCCTGTCACGGTGGCGTGCTGGTCATGCGGCGGGTATTGCAGAGGTTGTTAGATGTCGGCGTCCAGCCTGCCAGTGCCGGTGAATTCAGTCAGCGGGCATTTATGAATGGCAAAATGGATCTGACCCAGGCCGAGGCAGTGATGGATCTGATCTCTGCCCAGACCGAGCTGGCGATGCGTGCGGCTCACGAGCAGCTCCAAGGTACACTGGGCGACAGCTCGGAAGCCATACGGGAGGAAATTCTCGGTATCTCCGCCCATGTCGAGGCGTATATTGACTTCCCCGAAGAAGACATCGATACCGACACAGGTGCAGCCTTGTTAAAACGCTTGCAGGATGTGCGGCGGCAGATTGCCAAACTGTTGCAAACAGCGGAACAGGGGAGGATTCTACGTGAAGGTGTCAGGACGGTTATCTTCGGCTCTCCCAATGCCGGCAAGTCGAGCCTGCTGAATCGTTTGTTAGGCTACGAGCGGGCCATCGTCAGCGATATCGAAGGCACAACACGCGACACGGTTGAGGAGGTATTAAACCTCAAGGGTATCCCTGTGCGGTTGATTGACACCGCCGGTCTACGGGACTCGGAAGACAAGATCGAGCAACAGGGGGTGAAACGGACACGTGACCAGCTTGAAACGGCTGATTTGATCCTGGAAGTAGTGGATGGCACCCAGCCACACATCAGTCATCTCACTCGAGAGGAGATCGGCGGTCGACACCACATTCTGATCATCAACAAAGCCGACCAGCCACTGCATGCCGACTGGACAGGAACTCCCGATCCCCGGATTTCCTGTGTCACGGGTGAAGGGATCGAGGAATTGATCGGAACCATTGCCCATGAACTCTCCATGGGCGCCGGCGAGTGGGGCGGCCATGCCGTTGCGATCAACGCACGACACCAGGCATGTTTGAAACGGGCCCAGACGGCCCTCCTGGCGGCAGAGAACACCTTGGAGAACGGCGAGGGACCCGAGTTTATTTCCGTGGAATTGCGGGATGCCATGGATGCCATTGGCGAGATCGCAGGGCGGATTGATACGGAAGAGTTGTTAGGCGAGATCTTCAGCAGCTTTTGTATTGGAAAGTAG
- a CDS encoding SulP family inorganic anion transporter, whose translation MRHLKAFLRKFLGAAIRILSGNGLDWLPLRHDLARYNRRKFHFDIRASINVAILCLSQGIAFAAIADLPIYFGILCASVAPIAATPFCHSRHTILGPTNATAFMVFSFFAASHGTLPKEPVEYMPLLVLMIGVLTLAGALMKISDLLQFVSRSVLVGYITGAAILILTNQTRHLLGIAEPMAEGSVPKTFFAIIQKTALVADQISWQPTLLGGGTILLYFLLQKKAPKLPNFAITLMASSLVAYALRHLLPAFSDIRTFAPLHISHINITLPDSSLNDISALLGIAFAIAFLASLENTVMAKSLASKSGDRPNTNQDMLALGLTNIVTSFIAPMPASGSLTRSALNYESGALTRFASLFAGLLGLLGTLFLTQVRIVENIPKCSLAALVIAIAISLINKKNIRICLHSTSDDAIVIITTLCATLLLPRLDYAIFIGVGVSLCLFLRKASIPHLIEYEISDAGDLIELGEKRKRPIPAISIVHVEGDLFFGAADLFRTQVQRTTADKNLKVIILRLKNARHLDATSVIALEDLIKDTRKKGVHILISGATREVYAILKKSRVLETLQEGCDRSAGETNLFMYFQPNPNISTRDALIRAQELLGTKKADIKIFIDENKQK comes from the coding sequence ATGCGCCACTTGAAAGCATTTCTCAGAAAATTTCTGGGTGCTGCAATCCGTATTCTATCAGGAAACGGACTCGACTGGCTGCCACTGCGTCATGACCTGGCACGCTACAATCGCAGAAAGTTCCATTTCGACATCCGGGCCTCGATCAACGTAGCCATCCTTTGTCTGTCGCAGGGAATTGCTTTTGCCGCCATTGCTGATTTACCCATTTACTTTGGTATCCTCTGTGCCTCGGTGGCACCCATTGCCGCCACCCCGTTTTGCCATTCCCGACACACGATTCTTGGCCCGACCAATGCCACGGCATTTATGGTGTTCAGTTTTTTTGCCGCATCCCACGGCACCCTGCCGAAGGAACCGGTGGAATACATGCCGCTACTCGTCTTGATGATCGGCGTGCTTACCCTGGCGGGGGCACTGATGAAAATCTCCGACCTGCTGCAGTTTGTCAGCCGTAGCGTCCTGGTAGGCTATATCACCGGTGCTGCCATCCTTATCCTGACCAACCAGACCCGACACCTGCTAGGCATTGCAGAACCCATGGCCGAGGGCTCCGTTCCCAAGACATTTTTTGCCATCATTCAAAAAACCGCGCTTGTCGCCGACCAGATCAGCTGGCAACCGACCTTGTTAGGAGGTGGCACCATCCTGCTCTATTTTCTCCTACAGAAAAAAGCGCCCAAGCTGCCGAACTTTGCCATCACCCTCATGGCTTCGTCGCTCGTAGCCTATGCCCTGCGCCACCTACTGCCGGCCTTCTCCGACATCAGGACATTCGCTCCCCTGCACATCAGCCACATCAACATCACGTTACCTGACAGCAGCCTGAACGACATATCCGCACTGCTCGGCATTGCCTTCGCCATCGCCTTTCTCGCGTCACTCGAAAACACGGTGATGGCCAAATCCCTCGCCAGCAAGTCCGGCGACCGACCCAATACCAACCAGGACATGCTCGCGTTGGGTTTGACCAACATTGTCACCTCATTCATTGCGCCGATGCCCGCATCCGGGTCACTCACCCGCTCTGCGCTCAACTACGAGTCCGGCGCCCTTACCCGCTTCGCCTCCCTCTTTGCAGGGCTACTCGGCCTGCTCGGCACCCTCTTTCTCACCCAGGTGCGCATTGTGGAAAACATCCCCAAATGCTCTCTCGCCGCCTTGGTCATCGCCATCGCCATCTCCCTGATCAACAAAAAAAACATCCGCATCTGTCTGCACTCTACCAGTGACGATGCGATCGTCATCATCACCACGCTTTGCGCCACACTGCTCCTGCCCCGACTGGACTACGCCATCTTTATCGGCGTCGGGGTCTCACTCTGCCTGTTCCTGCGCAAAGCCTCCATCCCCCATCTGATCGAGTATGAAATCAGCGATGCGGGGGACCTGATAGAACTCGGGGAAAAACGCAAGCGACCTATTCCCGCCATCTCGATTGTCCACGTCGAGGGCGATCTCTTCTTTGGCGCGGCCGATTTGTTTCGCACCCAGGTGCAACGCACCACGGCGGATAAAAACCTCAAGGTAATCATCCTCCGACTCAAAAATGCGCGTCACCTGGATGCCACCAGTGTCATCGCCCTTGAAGACCTGATCAAAGACACCAGGAAAAAGGGCGTGCATATTCTCATTTCCGGTGCCACCCGCGAGGTCTACGCCATCCTGAAAAAATCCAGGGTGCTTGAAACCCTCCAGGAAGGATGTGACCGCTCAGCGGGAGAGACCAATCTGTTTATGTATTTCCAGCCCAACCCTAACATATCCACCCGCGATGCCCTGATCCGTGCCCAGGAGCTGCTCGGAACCAAGAAGGCTGACATCAAGATCTTCATCGATGAGAACAAGCAAAAGTAG